Proteins encoded in a region of the Bacillus methanolicus genome:
- a CDS encoding YqhR family membrane protein, whose protein sequence is MADNQNKSGHDQREKPMSFIAMVVWTGLIGGILMSSIAYLAYVFNFTEIHPNVILEPWVNGNWKEEWLGTVISIILIGIVSIGAALIYYAALRKFKSIWIGAAYGIILFLLVFFVLNPIFPGISPFGDLKRDTVITSVCFYILFGVFVGYSISYEENEIQNRRGEHAETSS, encoded by the coding sequence ATGGCAGACAATCAAAATAAATCCGGGCATGATCAGCGGGAAAAACCGATGTCTTTCATTGCAATGGTTGTTTGGACAGGGCTAATTGGCGGGATATTAATGAGCTCGATCGCCTATCTTGCTTACGTTTTTAATTTTACAGAAATTCACCCAAACGTTATTTTGGAACCTTGGGTTAACGGCAATTGGAAAGAGGAATGGCTCGGAACGGTGATTTCCATTATTTTGATCGGAATTGTATCAATCGGTGCAGCTCTCATATACTATGCTGCATTAAGAAAATTCAAAAGCATCTGGATCGGGGCCGCCTATGGCATTATACTATTTTTGCTTGTGTTCTTTGTTTTAAATCCGATATTCCCCGGAATCAGTCCATTTGGTGACCTAAAACGCGATACGGTTATTACTTCGGTTTGTTTTTACATTCTTTTTGGAGTATTTGTCGGTTATTCAATATCATATGAAGAAAATGAAATACAAAACCGGAGGGGAGAACATGCCGAAACTTCCTCTTAA
- a CDS encoding DUF1385 domain-containing protein codes for MSQKQKPLYGGQAVVEGVMFGGKHHYVTAIRRKDQSIEYFRLPRKSNRALTFLKKIPFIRGIVAIIEASANGSKHLNFSTERYDLDPKNDDLIKEQKTSKLTMILGVAAIGVISFLFGKFLFTLIPVFLAELTRPIFSSDFAQILVEGFFKLLLLLAYIYFVSLTPIIKRVFQYHGAEHKVINTYENGKELTVENVQAHSRLHYRCGSSFILFTVIIGVFVYMLVPTEPLWVRVINRLALIPVVLGISFEVLQLTNKLRNIPVLKYLGLPGLWLQLLTTKEPKDEQVEVAILSFKELLRMEKETNEQLKSEEIV; via the coding sequence ATGTCTCAAAAACAGAAGCCGCTTTACGGCGGACAAGCAGTTGTCGAAGGAGTGATGTTTGGGGGTAAACATCATTACGTAACTGCAATTAGAAGAAAAGATCAATCAATCGAATATTTCCGACTGCCCCGAAAATCAAATCGAGCTCTTACATTTTTGAAAAAAATTCCGTTTATCCGCGGGATAGTTGCGATTATTGAAGCAAGTGCCAACGGATCAAAGCATTTAAATTTTTCAACGGAAAGATATGACTTAGACCCGAAAAACGACGATCTAATTAAAGAACAAAAGACATCTAAACTAACGATGATTCTTGGAGTCGCCGCTATCGGAGTAATTTCCTTTTTGTTCGGAAAATTTCTGTTTACACTAATTCCGGTTTTTTTAGCTGAGCTCACAAGGCCGATTTTTTCAAGCGATTTCGCCCAAATTCTCGTTGAAGGTTTTTTTAAGCTTTTGCTGCTTCTGGCTTATATTTATTTTGTGTCTTTAACACCAATTATTAAAAGGGTGTTTCAATATCATGGTGCAGAGCATAAAGTAATTAATACCTATGAAAACGGAAAAGAGCTTACAGTTGAAAATGTGCAAGCCCATTCTCGTCTTCATTATCGTTGCGGAAGCAGTTTTATTTTATTTACAGTGATTATCGGCGTTTTTGTTTATATGCTCGTTCCAACAGAGCCTTTATGGGTAAGGGTAATCAATCGATTAGCATTAATCCCTGTCGTACTCGGTATTTCTTTTGAAGTGCTGCAGCTGACAAATAAGCTCCGTAACATTCCGGTATTAAAGTATCTCGGTCTCCCCGGGTTATGGCTTCAACTGTTGACAACGAAAGAACCGAAAGACGAGCAAGTGGAAGTTGCAATTCTTTCGTTTAAAGAGCTCTTAAGAATGGAAAAAGAAACAAATGAACAATTAAAATCGGAGGAAATTGTGTAA
- a CDS encoding SA1362 family protein — translation MAFLKNRTANLVVTGLIILASIGIVERMLANPAGFLQRIAVIILIGGIVFFLVRRFYLSTPEKQEQRAFVKAAKKSKKRFTQKNGKQSNRRSNVGSLSSFKKQSRSKKKSPVHLTVIEGKKGKKKNRASF, via the coding sequence GTGGCTTTCTTGAAAAATCGGACTGCAAATTTGGTTGTTACAGGTCTCATTATCCTTGCAAGTATAGGAATTGTTGAAAGAATGCTTGCAAATCCAGCCGGTTTTTTACAGAGAATAGCTGTCATTATTTTGATCGGTGGTATTGTTTTTTTTCTCGTCCGACGCTTTTACCTATCGACCCCTGAGAAGCAAGAGCAGCGAGCATTTGTTAAAGCCGCAAAAAAGTCTAAGAAGAGATTCACACAAAAGAATGGCAAGCAATCAAACCGTCGTTCAAATGTTGGCTCTCTTTCATCGTTTAAGAAACAAAGCAGAAGCAAGAAAAAGTCCCCTGTCCATCTAACTGTTATTGAAGGTAAGAAGGGAAAAAAGAAAAATCGAGCCTCATTTTGA
- a CDS encoding patatin-like phospholipase family protein produces the protein MYIDGVFSGGGIKGFALIGAIEEVERRGFRFKRVAGTSAGSIIAALVIAGYTGEEIYQLIEELDLETFMDPRTFLIPFPIAKWLFFYWRLGLYKGNALETWLQEKLAAKGLRTFADLPPQSLRVIASDLSNGRLLVLPDDLQKYGIHQDTFPIAKAIRMSCSLPFFFEPVKLRTKSGTNIIVDGGVLSNFPMWLFDKEHVKKVRPVLGIKLSRNTYDLPQHKITNALQLFEALFETMKDAHDARYISRKHEKNIIFIPTERFMTTEFSLTEENKQALLSLGRKSAKQFFTKWSY, from the coding sequence ATGTATATAGACGGCGTTTTTTCCGGAGGGGGCATCAAAGGATTTGCCTTGATTGGTGCAATTGAAGAAGTCGAAAGAAGAGGGTTTCGATTTAAACGCGTTGCAGGAACAAGTGCCGGATCGATTATCGCCGCCTTAGTCATCGCAGGATATACAGGTGAAGAGATTTACCAATTGATCGAAGAACTTGATTTAGAAACTTTCATGGATCCGCGGACGTTCCTCATACCATTTCCAATTGCAAAATGGCTGTTTTTTTATTGGCGCCTTGGCTTATATAAGGGAAATGCTCTTGAAACATGGCTGCAGGAGAAATTAGCAGCAAAAGGATTAAGAACATTTGCTGATTTGCCGCCACAATCTTTACGGGTTATTGCTTCAGATTTATCGAACGGCCGGTTGCTCGTTCTCCCTGATGATTTACAAAAATATGGAATCCATCAAGATACATTCCCGATTGCCAAGGCAATAAGAATGAGCTGCAGCCTTCCGTTCTTCTTTGAACCGGTTAAGCTCAGAACAAAGTCCGGGACGAACATAATCGTTGACGGAGGAGTCTTAAGCAACTTTCCAATGTGGCTGTTTGATAAAGAGCATGTAAAGAAAGTTAGACCAGTTCTTGGAATTAAGCTCAGCCGTAATACGTATGACCTTCCACAGCATAAAATTACGAATGCTTTGCAATTATTTGAAGCGCTTTTTGAAACGATGAAAGATGCTCACGATGCACGATATATCTCAAGAAAACACGAAAAAAATATTATATTCATTCCTACCGAAAGATTCATGACTACCGAATTTTCATTAACAGAAGAAAACAAACAAGCATTGCTGTCTCTTGGACGTAAATCGGCAAAGCAATTTTTTACAAAGTGGAGTTATTAG